The genomic region TCCCATCGGATCGATGTTTTCGATCGAACAGATGATGACCACGTTGTCGGCGAGATCGCGCATCACTTCGAGTTCGAATTCTTTCCAACCGAGAACCGATTCTTCCAAAAGAACCTGGCTGATCGGAGAGGCTTTGAGACCTTTGGAAACTACTTCTTCGAAAGTTTCTTCGGTGAACGCGATTCCACCTCCGGTTCCTCCGAGCGTAAACGCGGGACGAACGATGAGAGGAAGTCCGAGTCTTTTTTTGATTTCGAACGCGTCTTTGAGATTGTTGGCAAGACCGGATTCGGGAACTCGGACACCGATTTTTTCCATCGCCTTTTTGAAGAGTTCTCTGTCTTCGGCCTTTTTGATCGCGTCCACTTTCGCGCCGATCAGTTCGACGTTGTATTTTTCCAAAAGACCCGCGGTGTTGCAGGCGAGCGCGAGATTGAGTGCGGTCTGCCCTCCGACCGTGGGAAGAATTGCGTCCGGTTTTTCTTTCTCAAGAATTTTTTGAACGACTTGAACCGTCATCGGTTCCACATACGTGGCGTCCGCGAGATCCGGGTCGGTCATGATCGTGGCCGGATTGGAGTTCAGTAAGATAACACGGATCCCTTTTTCTTTCAGGGCTTTTGCGGCTTGTGTTCCGGAGTAATCGAATTCACAAGCCTGTCCGATTACGATCGGACCCGATCCCAGGATGAGTACGGAACGGATATCTTCTCTTCTAGGCATACTAAAATTACAGATTTTTAGTTTAACCCTATCCTTCAAGCATCAATTTGAGGAAGGTAGCAAATACTCTCCCGCTTTCTTGAATTTTCCCGAAGAGATCAAAAACGAAACAAGAGAATCCTTTAAGGAAGAACATAGTCCGATCGGAAGAGGATGTTCGTTCCAAGGATCGGCGATTCGATCATAACAACGCCAAATCACCCCGTTCTCCGAAGGAATGTAGAGGAGCTTGCGATTCGCGTTTTGAAACATTCTGTGTTTGGAAACGATCACACTTTCCTTTGCGTACGGATCCGCGATCGAAATCAAGGGAAGATCGCCGGTTTCGATGGAATGCAAACGAAGAATATTGGGATAGAAAATTCTTTCCTTTTGAAAGAAATGATCTCCTCGATCGCTGAACCAAATCCCGGTTTCTCCGTAAACGTTTCGAAGATCCTTCCAAGTCGCCGACTCGAGCGCAAAAGAAAGATTTCGACCCGGGCGATTTTTGACTTCTTCGGAAAGTTTTTCCTTTAAGGGAGAATGGGAAACGTCCGCCAAAACCGTTTCGAGCAAGGTCGGAAACAAATCCAAAGAACTGCTGATGCCCGAAAACTTTTTCCCGGCTCCCGCGTTTTTCGGAAATTTAATCAGAAGCGGAATGTGGGTCACACCTTCCCCTCTCAGATGTTCTCCGTGCCCGTGACTGTGATCGGCTTCGAACAAGGATTCACCGTGATCGCTTGTCAAAACGATCAGAGTGGAATCGTACAAACCTTCTTCCTTCAGACGGGCGACGATCTCGCCGACCGCGTCGTCAAACGAAGCGATTCCCGCCTGAAAAAGACCTCGAATCTGTTCCCGATCCGCGGCGGAAAGTTCGGAAGAATCGCTCGGATCCACGAACTTAAAATACTTAAACTTTCCATAATATTCCGAATTCGTAAAATTCTTATAATACGGATACGGCGGACTGAACGGAAAATGCGTCACCGAGGAAAAGAAAACCGTAAAGAACGGATTTTTTTCCTTTCTTAAGGTTTCAAAAAGATCGGGAAGAATTCTGGAATCGTCTCCGAGACTCGGAAGTCCGCGAAGTGATTTAAAATATTCTCCCGCGCCGGGAATCGAACCGGTCACGATCGGCAAAAGAAGAATCTGAGATTCTAAGATTCTCTGAGCCGTAAGAGTTCCCGCGTGAAAGATCGGAGCCTTTACCGTTTGAAAACCCCAATCCGCTCTCGGAAAAATATCCCCCGCAAACGAAGAAACGACGTTCGTACGATAACCCAACTCGGAAAGAAAATACGGAATCGTTCGGGAAGAATTCTCGTTCAGACCGGAACGGTCCTTTGCGTCCGGAAACATATCCTGAATCCCGTGTACAAAACTCGGCCGCCCCGTGAGCAGATCCGCCCAGGCAGGAAAAGTTCTCGGAATCGTAGTATGATGATCTTGGAATATTACGGAATCTGCAGATAGGGAATCGATATGCGGACTCATTCCCTTTTTTCCGAGAACGTATCCCATCTTGTCGTATCGCAGACTGTCCGCGCTTAGGATCAGAATGTTCGGAAGAGTTTCGGAAAACGGAGCCACGATCGATTTCTTCTCCGCTTTTCCGTTCCAAAAAAGAACCGCCGCAGACAACACTACGACAACGCCGGAAGCGACTTGATGTTTAGAATTTTTGAATATACCGTTCGACAAATACAAGATCGTTGCAATAAAAACACCGAGAACGCTTCCGAAACGATGAAAGATAAAAAGAAAAACGCAAAAGGCGACGAAGACGACGAGCCGATTCCAATTCTTTTCTCGAATCAAAACGACCGAATGTCGAACCGCACAAAAACCCAAGATTCCGAGCGCGATCGTCTGCGGAATCCAGGGAAAAATCCAATCGGTCAAAAAGAATAAAAAGAAACGCAAAAATGCGAACCGATAAAAGAAAAATTCTCCGTAGAGTTGCGGATAGAATACGATCGAATGACACCAAAGAAGAAAAACAAAAACTCCGAAGATCCAAAATTCTTTTCGTAAAGAAAAACCCGCGTCCTCTTCTTTGGTCGTTTCGAGTTCGCTTTTTTCTTTCCCGTTTGCAAACCCGTAGGACAAAAGCAAACCGATCGCTCCAAACAAAATCCCGCTGGATAATAAAGTTTGAATATAATCTTTTAAGAATAGAGGTAGAAAGGACAAAAAGAGGGATTTGAACTCGGAAAGATCCACGCCCATGATCTGAAACGAAGAGTTCAAGATCAGAGTAACGAAGGAAATCCCCATTCCGATCCCAAAAAATACGAGATAAACGCGCACTCGTTTTTCCGCAAAGATCGTTCGTATTCTTTTCGGAATCGAC from Leptospira kmetyi serovar Malaysia str. Bejo-Iso9 harbors:
- a CDS encoding sulfatase family protein, whose product is MLGPNELFKSIPKRIRTIFAEKRVRVYLVFFGIGMGISFVTLILNSSFQIMGVDLSEFKSLFLSFLPLFLKDYIQTLLSSGILFGAIGLLLSYGFANGKEKSELETTKEEDAGFSLRKEFWIFGVFVFLLWCHSIVFYPQLYGEFFFYRFAFLRFFLFFLTDWIFPWIPQTIALGILGFCAVRHSVVLIREKNWNRLVVFVAFCVFLFIFHRFGSVLGVFIATILYLSNGIFKNSKHQVASGVVVVLSAAVLFWNGKAEKKSIVAPFSETLPNILILSADSLRYDKMGYVLGKKGMSPHIDSLSADSVIFQDHHTTIPRTFPAWADLLTGRPSFVHGIQDMFPDAKDRSGLNENSSRTIPYFLSELGYRTNVVSSFAGDIFPRADWGFQTVKAPIFHAGTLTAQRILESQILLLPIVTGSIPGAGEYFKSLRGLPSLGDDSRILPDLFETLRKEKNPFFTVFFSSVTHFPFSPPYPYYKNFTNSEYYGKFKYFKFVDPSDSSELSAADREQIRGLFQAGIASFDDAVGEIVARLKEEGLYDSTLIVLTSDHGESLFEADHSHGHGEHLRGEGVTHIPLLIKFPKNAGAGKKFSGISSSLDLFPTLLETVLADVSHSPLKEKLSEEVKNRPGRNLSFALESATWKDLRNVYGETGIWFSDRGDHFFQKERIFYPNILRLHSIETGDLPLISIADPYAKESVIVSKHRMFQNANRKLLYIPSENGVIWRCYDRIADPWNEHPLPIGLCSSLKDSLVSFLISSGKFKKAGEYLLPSSN